A region of Nitrospirota bacterium DNA encodes the following proteins:
- the fabF gene encoding beta-ketoacyl-ACP synthase II codes for MLKRRVVITGLGMVTPLGTGVEKSWTALCDGISGIGKITRFDAGGLPSQIAAEVNDFDPAVFIDKKEIKKMDKFIQYGVAAARMAMDDSGLQINGSIAERAGVYVGSGMGGLPAIESNHIKFLEGGIKKLTPFFIPMVIINLVSGHIAMMLGAKGPNSSVVTACATGTHAIGDAFKIIQRGDADIMVAGGTESTISPLGIGGFCAMRALSTRNDEPQKASRPFDSMRDGFVMGEGAGVVVLEELSFAEKRGARIYAEVIGYGMTGDAYHMTTPAPEGEGAARCMKVALNDAGLNGEEISYINAHGTSTKFNDENETSAIKTVFGKRAYEIPVSSTKSMTGHLLGAAGGIEAVFSVLTIDKSIIPPTINYEFPDPECDLDYVPNKARPQKVDVALSNSFGFGGTNASLIFRKYHG; via the coding sequence ATGTTGAAAAGGCGAGTAGTCATTACAGGACTGGGCATGGTAACCCCATTGGGCACAGGTGTTGAAAAGAGCTGGACAGCCTTATGTGATGGTATATCCGGCATTGGAAAGATAACAAGATTTGATGCGGGCGGACTGCCGTCACAGATTGCCGCTGAGGTTAATGATTTCGACCCTGCTGTCTTTATTGATAAGAAAGAGATCAAGAAGATGGATAAATTCATCCAGTATGGGGTCGCAGCAGCAAGAATGGCGATGGATGATTCAGGTCTTCAGATTAACGGCTCTATAGCTGAAAGGGCAGGTGTGTATGTCGGGTCAGGTATGGGGGGACTTCCTGCAATCGAATCAAATCACATCAAGTTTCTCGAAGGCGGCATAAAGAAGCTTACACCTTTCTTTATCCCAATGGTTATTATCAACCTTGTGTCCGGTCATATCGCAATGATGTTAGGGGCAAAAGGCCCCAACTCATCTGTAGTTACAGCCTGTGCAACAGGCACACATGCAATAGGTGATGCATTTAAGATTATTCAGCGGGGAGATGCTGATATAATGGTTGCAGGTGGTACTGAATCTACTATCAGCCCTCTTGGAATCGGCGGCTTCTGTGCCATGCGGGCACTTTCCACCAGGAATGATGAACCTCAAAAGGCAAGCCGCCCTTTTGACTCTATGAGGGATGGATTTGTAATGGGTGAGGGTGCAGGCGTAGTAGTTCTTGAAGAGCTTTCTTTTGCTGAAAAAAGGGGTGCCAGGATTTATGCAGAAGTTATCGGTTATGGAATGACAGGCGATGCCTACCACATGACTACCCCGGCGCCGGAGGGTGAGGGTGCTGCAAGATGTATGAAGGTGGCATTAAACGATGCCGGATTAAACGGAGAAGAGATAAGTTATATTAATGCACACGGCACATCCACAAAATTCAATGATGAAAATGAGACATCAGCAATTAAGACTGTTTTTGGAAAAAGGGCTTACGAAATTCCTGTAAGTTCAACAAAGTCCATGACAGGTCATCTGTTAGGCGCTGCAGGCGGTATTGAGGCAGTATTTTCTGTGTTAACCATAGACAAGAGTATAATCCCTCCTACAATTAACTACGAATTCCCGGATCCGGAATGTGATCTGGATTATGTCCCGAATAAGGCAAGGCCCCAAAAGGTTGATGTTGCTTTGTCAAACTCCTTTGGGTTCGGCGGGACTAATGCAAGCCTGATTTTCAGAAAATATCACGGATAA
- the acpP gene encoding acyl carrier protein, with amino-acid sequence MQSVEEKVKKIVAEQLGVDDEEVTPEASFVEDLGADSLDTVELVMAFEEEFGIEIPDDDAEKIITVQNSVDYIKERM; translated from the coding sequence ATGCAATCAGTTGAAGAAAAGGTGAAGAAGATTGTCGCAGAGCAATTAGGGGTTGATGATGAGGAGGTAACACCGGAGGCTTCATTTGTAGAAGACCTGGGTGCAGACTCACTCGATACGGTTGAACTGGTTATGGCATTTGAAGAAGAGTTCGGTATTGAGATACCTGATGATGATGCTGAAAAGATTATAACCGTTCAGAACTCCGTGGATTATATTAAGGAAAGGATGTAA
- the fabG gene encoding 3-oxoacyl-[acyl-carrier-protein] reductase, giving the protein MLLNGKVAFVTGASRGIGKAIALTLAGAGADVAGVDVNIDELKTSMDELAKATGKRAFSLHADVGDYGSVETAVNDAVKALGRVDILVNNAGITKDNLLMRMNNDEWDRVIRINLTGTFNCTKAVIRGMVKNRSGRIISIASIVAEMGNPGQANYAASKAGIIGFTKTIAREYANRGITANAIAPGFIETDMTRALSEDVRKGLIAQIPMSRLGTPEDVANAVKFLASDDASYITGQVIHINGGMYM; this is encoded by the coding sequence ATGCTGTTGAATGGTAAAGTTGCATTTGTTACAGGGGCAAGCCGGGGAATAGGAAAGGCTATTGCTTTAACATTGGCAGGTGCCGGGGCAGATGTTGCCGGTGTTGACGTTAACATTGATGAATTAAAAACATCCATGGATGAACTGGCAAAGGCTACCGGCAAAAGGGCTTTTTCTCTTCATGCAGACGTGGGTGATTATGGTAGTGTTGAAACAGCAGTGAATGATGCGGTTAAGGCATTGGGAAGGGTTGATATACTTGTGAACAATGCAGGGATAACAAAAGATAATCTTCTGATGCGCATGAATAATGATGAATGGGACAGGGTGATCAGGATAAACCTGACCGGTACATTTAATTGTACAAAGGCAGTAATACGGGGGATGGTAAAAAACCGGAGCGGCAGGATTATCAGCATTGCCTCTATAGTTGCTGAAATGGGGAACCCGGGACAGGCAAACTATGCTGCATCAAAGGCAGGGATAATAGGATTCACAAAAACAATAGCCAGGGAATATGCAAACAGGGGCATAACTGCCAATGCGATTGCACCTGGGTTTATAGAAACAGATATGACAAGGGCATTATCAGAAGATGTAAGGAAAGGCTTGATTGCCCAGATTCCCATGAGCAGGCTGGGGACGCCTGAGGATGTAGCAAATGCTGTAAAATTCTTAGCCTCAGATGATGCATCTTATATTACAGGGCAGGTTATACATATAAACGGCGGGATGTATATGTAG
- the fabD gene encoding ACP S-malonyltransferase, with amino-acid sequence MRKIAFVFPGQGSQYVGMGKSLYDNFKESRDVFDSAEEVLKWDIKGLCFENKDDKINLTEYTQPAILVTSFAAWKVLEAEGISPEIVAGHSLGEYSALLSAGGADLINLLPAVQKRGEYMQDAVPKGKGMMAAILGLTVDVVTDVCKNAAVNGIVTPANINSFDQIVIAGETEAVIKAMELAKENGAKKIVPLSVSVPSHTELMKVSSERYSKVLDGVSFFDLKIPLITNVDAKVITLFTDIKDSLIRQLTNPVRWCESMSTLINMGYNTYVEVGPGRVLSGLIRKIARDMGAQVDIMNVEDADSLRKTVEAIRA; translated from the coding sequence GGGTCTCAGTATGTTGGAATGGGGAAGTCTTTGTATGATAACTTTAAAGAATCGAGAGATGTTTTTGATTCTGCTGAAGAGGTTTTGAAGTGGGATATTAAGGGTCTGTGCTTTGAAAATAAAGATGATAAAATCAATTTGACAGAATATACTCAACCTGCTATTTTAGTCACCAGTTTTGCGGCGTGGAAGGTGCTTGAGGCAGAGGGAATTTCCCCTGAGATCGTTGCAGGACATAGCCTTGGTGAATATTCGGCATTGTTATCCGCAGGCGGTGCAGATTTGATAAATTTATTGCCTGCAGTTCAAAAACGCGGCGAATACATGCAGGATGCGGTTCCAAAAGGTAAAGGGATGATGGCGGCAATCCTCGGGCTTACAGTAGATGTTGTAACAGATGTCTGTAAAAACGCCGCAGTGAATGGAATTGTTACTCCTGCAAATATTAATTCTTTTGACCAGATAGTTATTGCAGGAGAAACAGAAGCTGTCATAAAGGCTATGGAACTTGCAAAAGAAAACGGGGCAAAAAAAATCGTTCCATTGAGTGTCAGTGTTCCATCGCACACTGAGTTAATGAAGGTTTCTTCGGAGAGATACTCAAAGGTTCTGGATGGTGTAAGTTTTTTTGATTTAAAGATACCGTTAATTACTAACGTGGATGCTAAAGTTATCACTCTTTTTACGGACATAAAGGACTCATTAATCCGGCAACTGACCAATCCGGTCAGGTGGTGTGAATCAATGAGTACGTTAATTAATATGGGATATAACACTTATGTAGAAGTTGGGCCGGGCCGGGTGTTGTCAGGGCTGATAAGGAAGATTGCCCGTGATATGGGTGCACAAGTAGACATTATGAATGTAGAAGATGCAGACAGTTTAAGAAAAACTGTGGAAGCTATTAGGGCTTAA